One part of the Vitis riparia cultivar Riparia Gloire de Montpellier isolate 1030 chromosome 15, EGFV_Vit.rip_1.0, whole genome shotgun sequence genome encodes these proteins:
- the LOC117932596 gene encoding UDP-D-xylose:L-fucose alpha-1,3-D-xylosyltransferase MGP4-like: protein MLNSLITQVVAKFYLMTDHLLSLHLRPCFSNFHCPNVNINTPKTTTATPPSPPPSSNPNPISPRNQPDWRRPISIFGRTGLLILLTLMVVVGVLLPTMKMRMPDGLLSRASVSKWRDYTLAQAAEFVAKNGTVIVCAVSQPYLPFLNNWLISIARQKHQDKVLVIAEDYATLYTVNQKWPGHAVLVPPAPDAQTAHKFGSMGFFNFTSRRPRHLLNILELGYNVMYNDVDMVWMADPFPYLQGNHDVYFTDDMAAVKPLNHSHDLPPPGKKGRTYICSCMIFMRPTNGAKLVMKKWIEELQAQPWSRAKKSNDQPAFNWALNRTAGEVDLYLLPQAAFPTGGLYFKNKTWVQETKGMNVIIHNNYITGFEKKIKRFQDYGLWLVDDHAQESPLGKL from the exons ATGCTTAACAGTCTG ATTACACAAGTTGTAGCCAAATTCTATCTTATGACTGATCAT CTGTTGTCGCTTCATCTTCGTCCTTGTTTCAGCAATTTCCATTGCCCAAATGTCAACATCAATACACCAAAGACAACAACAGCAACcccaccatcaccaccacctTCTTCTAACCCTAACCCGATTTCCCCTCGAAATCAGCCCGATTGGCGACGACCCATCTCGATTTTCGGCCGAACGGGGCTGTTGATTCTTCTAACGCTGATGGTGGTTGTCGGGGTTTTGCTGCCGACCATGAAGATGAGAATGCCGGATGGGCTTTTATCCCGAGCTTCGGTTTCGAAATGGAGAGACTACACGCTAGCTCAAGCGGCGGAGTTCGTGGCCAAGAACGGGACTGTGATTGTGTGTGCAGTGAGTCAGCCTTATTTGCCGTTTTTGAACAATTGGTTGATTAGTATTGCAAGGCAAAAGCATCAGGACAAGGTTCTTGTGATTGCAGAGGACTATGCCACCCTTTATACCGTCAATCAGAAATGGCCTGGCCATGCTGTTCTGGTTCCGCCAGCCCCTGACGCTCAAACTGCCCATAAGTTTGGTTCTATG GGGTTCTTCAATTTTACTTCCCGAAGGCCTCGCCATCTACTGAATATTTTGGAGCTTGGATATAATGTTATGTACAATGATGTTGATATGGTGTGGATGGCAGATCCATTTCCCTATTTGCAAGGGAATCATGATGTCTACTTCACTGATGACATGGCTGCA GTGAAACCTCTGAACCACTCTCATGATTTACCACCTCCAGGGAAAAAAGGGCGCACTTACATTTGCAGCTGCATGATTTTCATGCGCCCCACCAATGGAGCAAAGCTGGTCATGAAGAAGTGGATTGAGGAACTTCAAGCTCAGCCATGGTCCAGAGCAAAGAAGTCAAATGATCAGCCTGCTTTTAACTGGGCATTAAACAGGACTGCAGGAGAG GTGGATCTCTACCTGCTGCCCCAGGCAGCATTCCCCACAGGAGGATTATACTTCAAGAACAAAACATGGGTGCAGGAAACCAAGGGAATGAATGTTATCATCCATAACAATTATATCACGGGTTTTGAGAAGAAGATAAAGCGCTTCCAGGACTATGGACTCTGGTTGGTAGATGATCATGCACAAGAATCCCCACTTGGCAAACTATAA